One genomic window of Carassius auratus strain Wakin unplaced genomic scaffold, ASM336829v1 scaf_tig00012262, whole genome shotgun sequence includes the following:
- the LOC113073477 gene encoding collagen type IV alpha-3-binding protein-like gives MNSSPLPNGRLLPDSQSWNSSGSDEDLDVEPGPGPHGGVAEFGGVLSKWTNYIHGWQDRWVVLKNNTLSYYKSQDEREYGCRGSLCLSKAVITVSIPGKDPPRQPWEFQI, from the exons ATGAATTCCAGCCCGCTTCCAAACGGCAGGCTCCTACCGGACAGCCAGAGCTGGAACTCCTCCGGTTCCGACGAGGATCTGGACGTCGAACCGGGACCCGGTCCGCATGGAGGGGTGGCGGAATTCGGAGGGGTGCTCAGTAAG TGGACTAACTACATTCACGGATGGCAGGACCGCTGGGTCGTGCTGAAGAACAACACCTTGAGTTACTACAAATCCCAGGACGAGCGCGAGTACGGCTGCCGCGGTTCCCTCTGCCTCAGCAAGGCTGTCATCACAGTAAGTATCCCGGGGAAAGATCCTCCCAGACAGCCGTGGGAATTTCAGATCTGA